The Coffea eugenioides isolate CCC68of chromosome 8, Ceug_1.0, whole genome shotgun sequence genome has a segment encoding these proteins:
- the LOC113781144 gene encoding uncharacterized protein LOC113781144 produces MGDSIVKETLESLSCNNGWSYGAFWGFDQKNSLLLTLQDVYCEEHLGVVIDDMLVQVHMLGQGVIGQSAFTKNHRWMISDSHSGKLSPSGSLQNSDALQDYSAFHCQFSNGIKTIVVISVEPLGVVQFGSTQKLAERLEFVTQTRELFQSIEILQGLALSEIEPLSLQNDAWEASGLFASLISCQSPHSATPAFQHGDSCADLIEKDCLLENITPSFPSTSDCETTGPLATASSLCDNRLRFPSTVAHVDSNGNKSNVSPQQSLMESCSLFEHSASQGPFNCSWTDYDIQESSIFNLMCNLESFIDMPKTSQQLCENKMSNQNHGLWFHSAEDQLQRPSNLCTFEELLPEIEFAKSVSKHCMNDDLFQWFSPMTDENNDIMEAKLKSDPSGTSEVISLSSNSKGHHVPTNLILDNQPSTSVQSSVTNAINSAEKEKGSGIFGNDMRSDCPRVDMGSKNPGDWEDVMRSMDISGHLHFCASSSDCMSEQYLESKLRTSNTLFSQLGLYQRLDAIGRGSCSVANSDFRDEWSSTAKRRKIESPLLSSNEVSCLPEFVGTVNSLQPVHHLNSTSNFESKDKVIRKKEAGSCNDDNCSIIAEDTVLSPKKLEPPAKTIKKKAKPGTKPRPRDRQQIHDRLLELRDLIPNGEKMSIDRLLHLTIKHLLFLQCVTRHAKRFVQTDELKSGTVGNGYPNSGNGVTWACEVGDQTMFCPLIVEDLSIPGQMLIEILCEEQGFFLEIVDIIRGFGLTVLKGVMEVRETKIWARFNVEAEENRLHVTRHEIFSSLVQLLQLTGSTRIRESDQLDNVMDGGAAFLKSCQQSALQLVSAQVDA; encoded by the exons ATTATTGACATTGCAAGACGTGTACTGTGAAGAACACTTGGGAGTTGTTATTGACGACATGCTCGTACAAGTTCACATGCTGGGCCAAGG GGTCATTGGCCAATCTGCTTTTACCAAGAACCAcagatggatgatttctgattCTCATTCTGGAAAACTGAGTCCCTCAGGATCACTTCAGAATTCTGATGCCCTCCAG GATTATTCTGCGTTTCATTGCCAATTTTCCAATGGGATAAAG ACAATTGTTGTTATCTCAGTGGAACCGCTGGGCGTGGTTCAATTTGGATCTACTCAAAAG CTTGCTGAGAGATTGGAGTTTGTTACTCAAACAAGAGAACTTTTTCAAAGCATCGAAATACTTCAGGGGCTTGCTTTGTCGGAAATTGAACCTTTGTCTTTGCAAAATGATGCTTGGGAAGCAAGTGGGTTGTTTGCTTCACTAATTTCATGTCAGAGTCCACATTCTGCAACTCCTGCATTTCAACATGGTGATAGCTGTGCagatttaattgaaaaagattGTTTGCTAGAGAATATCACACCGTCATTTCCTTCCACTTCAGACTGTGAGACAACAGGCCCTCTTGCCACTGCATCATCACTATGTGACAATAGACTAAGATTTCCTAGTACAGTAGCTCATGTTGACAGCAATGGCAATAAATCTAATGTTTCTCCACAACAGTCACTTATGGAGTCGTGTAGCTTGTTTGAGCACTCAGCTTCTCAAGGTCCTTTTAACTGTTCATGGACTGATTATGATATTCAAGAGAGCTCAATATTCAATTTAATGTGTAACTTGGAGTCGTTTATTGACATGCCGAAGACCTCTCAACAGCTCTGTGAAAACAAGATGAGCAATCAGAATCATGGTCTGTGGTTCCACTCAGCTGAAGATCAACTTCAGAGGCCAAGTAACCTTTGCACATTTGAAGAGTTGCTGCCAGAAATTGAATTTGCAAAGTCTGTCTCCAAGCATTGTATGAATGATGACCTTTTCCAATGGTTTTCTCCCATGACAGACGAGAACAATGACATCATGGAAGCAAAACTAAAAAGTGACCCATCAGGCACATCAGAAGTTATTTCATTATCTTCAAATTCCAAAGGACATCATGTTCCTACTAATCTCATCTTGGACAACCAGCCATCCACCTCGGTACAAAGTTCAGTCACTAATGCCATAAATTCGGCTGAAAAAGAGAAAGGTTCAGGTATTTTTGGCAATGATATGAGATCTGATTGTCCTAGAGTGGATATGGGGTCAAAAAACCCTGGAGATTGGGAAGATGTAATGAGGTCAATGGATATCAGTGGACACTTGCATTTTTGTGCTTCCAGTTCAGACTGCATGTCGGAGCAATACCTTGAGTCCAAGCTTAGGACCTCAAACACATTGTTCTCCCAATTAGGACTTTATCAGAGGTTGGATGCAATTGGTAGAGGATCTTGTTCAGTTGCTAACTCTGATTTTAGAGATGAGTGGTCTTCAACAGCGAAAAGAAGGAAGATTGAGAGTCCCTTGCTTTCTAGTAATGAAGTGAGTTGTCTTCCTGAATTTGTTGGAACTGTAAATTCATTGCAGCCAGTACATCATCTAAACAGCACAAGCAATTTCGAATCGAAAGACAAGGTTATCAGAAAAAAAGAAGCTGGTTCATGCAATGATGACAATTGCAGTATTATTGCAGAAGACACTGTTTTGTCACCCAAGAAGCTTGAGCCGCCTGCAAAAACGATAAAAAAGAAGGCCAAACCAGGGACTAAACCTAGGCCAAGAGATCGACAGCAAATTCATGACCGTCTTTTAGAATTGAGAGATTTGATCCCTAATGGTGAAAAG ATGAGCATTGATCGGTTGCTGCATCTGACTATAAAACACTTGCTTTTCTTGCAATGTGTCACAAGACATGCCAAAAGATTTGTACAGACTGATGAGCTAAAG AGTGGAACGGTTGGGAATGGATACCCTAACAGTGGCAATGGGGTTACATGGGCATGTGAAGTTGGAGATCAAACGATGTTTTGTCCATTGATAGTTGAGGACCTTAGCATTCCTGGCCAGATGCTTATCGAG ATCCTATGTGAAGAGCAGGGTTTTTTCCTGGAAATAGTGGACATAATTCGTGGCTTTGGCTTGACCGTTTTGAAGGGAGTGATGGAAGTTCGTGAGACCAAAATATGGGCGCGATTCAATGTTGAGGCTGAG GAAAATCGGCTGCATGTTACCAGGCATGAGATCTTTTCCTCACTTGTTCAGCTTCTACAATTGACGGGTTCAACCAGGATCCGTGAAAGTGACCAGCTTGACAATGTTATGGATGGAGGAGCCGCTTTCTTGAAAAGTTGCCAACAATCTGCTCTACAACTCGTATCAGCACAGGTTGATGCTTAA
- the LOC113780917 gene encoding aluminum-activated malate transporter 10: MTNIKEDAGRVEWRIRVDEKDGSSDQVLETEPGPANGFCRVFKCLVANKFSMRLLRFLKKAWHLGVDDPRKVFHCLKVGIALSVVSLFYYMRPLYDGVGGTAMWAVMTVVVVFENTVGATISKSLNRAIGTCLAGLLAVGIHYVASKSGNKLEPVIVGGSLFLLASAATFSRFVPAVKKKFDYGTVIFILTFSLVSVSGYRVEKLFDMAKQRLSTIIIGTSLCILTSILVSPIWAGQELHCLIIKNMEKLATSLECCVAEYFDDGQKTTSVPVQNLQAYKCVLNSKATEESMANFAAWEPAHGSFNFQHPWKQYLKIAAAMRDCAYCIEALNSCISNKKQASKSMKKHLSDICLKVNSSSGSILRELAINLETFKKTSKMDISIEEMNNSVQEVKNYLKSLPGLVLTPTTSETKSSETAIMEPLLTTNTIPLVEVIPLVTFTSLLIEIPTRVEAIVDAVEELANKAKFKPAPDDKPKQNEQNNKTVSEQLNDEKTMKTLQSV; this comes from the exons ATGACTAACATCAAGGAAGATGCTGGGAGAGTTGAATGGAGGATAAGGGTGGATGAAAAAGACGGCTCGTCCGATCAGGTTTTGGAAACAGAACCAGGTCCTGCAAATGGTTTCTGTCGTGTTTTCAAGTGCCTGGTTGCAAATAAGTTTTCCATGAGACTGCTGAGGTTTTTAAAGAAGGCATGGCATTTGGGAGTGGATGACCCTAGGAAAGTGTTCCACTGTCTCAAGGTGGGAATAGCTCTCAGTGTCGTCTCCTTGTTTTACTACATGAGACCTCTGTATGACGGTGTTGGAGGAACTGCCATGTGGGCAGTTATGACAGTGGTCGTGGTCTTTGAAAATACTGTTG GTGCAACCATCTCAAAAAGCCTGAACAGAGCTATTGGAACTTGTCTAGCTGGATTACTCGCTGTAGGAATCCATTATGTCGCCAGTAAATCAGGGAACAAACTTGAGCCTGTTATTGTGGGAGGATCCCTCTTCCTTTTAG CTTCTGCAGCGACCTTCTCCAGATTTGTGCCGGCGGTGAAGAAAAAGTTTGATTACGGCACTGTGATCTTTATTCTCACCTTCAGTCTGGTATCTGTATCTGGTTATCGGGTGGAAAAATTATTTGATATGGCCAAGCAAAGGCTATCAACCATCATTATCGGGACTTCGTTGTGCATTCTGACAAGCATTCTGGTTTCCCCTATTTGGGCTGGTCAGGAGCTTCATTGTTTGATCATAAAAAACATGGAAAAATTAGCCACATCTTTAGAAT GTTGTGTAGCTGAATATTTTGATGATGGTCAGAAAACCACTAGTGTCCCGGTGCAAAATCTACAGGCTTACAAGTGTGTATTGAATTCCAAGGCTACTGAAGAATCAATG GCCAATTTTGCTGCATGGGAGCCTGCTCACGGTAGCTTCAACTTCCAGCATCCATGGAAACAATACCTTAAGATTGCTGCAGCCATGCGTGACTGTGCATACTGCATTGAGGCACTAAATAGTTGCATCAGTAATAAAAAACAG GCTTCCAAATCCATGAAGAAGCATCTAAGTGATATCTGCCTCAAAGTGAATTCCAGTTCGGGGAGCATTCTAAGGGAACTCGCAATCAACCTTGAGACTTTTAAGAAAACCTCCAAAATGGATATCTCAATTGAAGAAATGAACAACTCAGTTCAAGAAGTTAAAAACTACCTGAAGTCCCTCCCTGGTTTAGTCCTTACGCCAACAACTTCAGAGACAAAATCATCTGAAACGGCAATAATGGAACCGCTTCTGACAACTAACACCATACCTCTTGTGGAAGTCATACCATTGGTAACATTTACTTCCTTATTAATTGAGATTCCAACACGCGTCGAAGCCATTGTTGATGCAGTTGAAGAGCTAGCTAACAAGGCTAAGTTCAAGCCTGCTCCTGATGACAAACCAAAACAGAATGAACAAAACAACAAAACTGTATCTGAACAACTAAACGATGAAAAGACAATGAAGACCCTTCAGAGCGTCTGA
- the LOC113779837 gene encoding zinc finger HIT domain-containing protein 2 isoform X1 yields the protein MLPDTIITSDTPSSSSQFNSSSRIICRVCQKQYSQYTCPRCNTRYCSLPCYKSHSLHCTESFMRENVEEELRQLQPDDESKQKMLHILKRFHSEEQEMDYMDEHGSDSDSESLFAEETVRKILSGSQVGLDDLSVEEQKHFLRAIASGELSKLLKPWEPWWLKRSANYTRLSQDGTQLVQPLDNTGKLASSHDNIENDQVYDIPPGPDAPLPSVRRLSATEPSPLLTVHLVDIIYSYCFTLRLYNGDWSSDSTGSVEVLLSISSVLGQGGQPETVLEALSYCSEQTCSPAYRHMGGSQFALNLMDDVTSVLYLGGAAIVCLLCDLQRLIQAAEKEFKSEKSGKSRGSKIKTKLKSAERKVYFIKCWANEQPNEAWSSLAAIVKAEKSSAMAYITRGRYSSKKEEGSKPKDKPMICEFQ from the exons ATGCTGCCTGATACAATAATCACCTCCGACACGCCCTCGTCTTCATCCCAATTCAACTCCTCGTCTCGAATAATCTGCCGCGT ATGTCAAAAACAATATTCACAGTATACTTGCCCGCGCTGCAATACTCGGTATTGCTCCCTCCCTTGTTACAAG TCTCACAGTCTTCATTGCACTGAGTCCTTTATGAGGGAGAACGTCGAGGAGGAACTGAGACAGTTGCAGCCTGATGATGAAAGTAAACAAAAAATGCTGCATATCCTTAAGCGATTCCATTCGGAAGAGCAGGAGATGGATTACATGGATGAGCATG GTTCAGATTCAGACTCAGAGTCACTTTTTGCAGAGGAGACTGTTCGAAAGATTTTATCTG GAAGTCAGGTAGGCCTTGATGATCTCTCTGTGGAAGAGCAGAAGCATTTCCTAAGAGCTATAGCCTCAGGAGAGCTGAGCAAACTGCTCAAGCCATGGGAGCCTTGGTGGTTGAAGCGTTCTGCTAATTATACACGTCTCAGCCAGGATGGAACCCAACTCGTTCAACCACTTGACAACACAGGAAAACTAGCTTCATCCCACGATAATATTGAAAACGATCAGGTCTATGACATTCCACCGGGCCCTGATGCTCCTCTACCTTCTGTTAGAAGGCTTAGTGCTACTGAACCATCCCCTCTATTGACAGTTCACCTTGTTGACATCATATACAGTTACTGTTTTACCCTTCGCCTTTACAATGGGGATTGGTCGTCAGATTCCACAGGATCTGTGGAAGTTCTTCTGAGTATTTCTTCTGTTTTGGGCCAAGGCGGGCAGCCAGAGACCGTGTTGGAAGCCCTGTCATATTGCTCGGAGCAGACCTGCTCTCCAGCATATAGACACATGGGTGGGTCACAGTTTGCACTGAACCTTATGGACGATGTAACTAGTGTACTTTATCTTGGGGGTGCTGCAATAGTCTGCTTGCTCTGTGATCTTCAGAGGCTGATTCAGGCAGCAGAGAAAGAGTTCAAGTCAGAGAAATCAGGAAAATCAAGAGGGTCGAAAATAAAGACGAAACTGAAGTCGGCTGAGCGAAAGGTTTACTTTATCAAATGTTGGGCTAATGAGCAGCCAAACGAAGCATGGTCTTCTCTAGCTGCTATAGTGAAGGCAGAGAAGAGTTCAGCTATGGCATATATAACCAGAGGAAGATATTCTTCGAAAAAGGAGGAAGGGTCTAAACCCAAAGACAAGCCAATGATTTGCGAGTTTCAGTAA
- the LOC113779837 gene encoding zinc finger HIT domain-containing protein 2 isoform X2, producing MSKTIFTVYLPALQYSSHSLHCTESFMRENVEEELRQLQPDDESKQKMLHILKRFHSEEQEMDYMDEHGSDSDSESLFAEETVRKILSGSQVGLDDLSVEEQKHFLRAIASGELSKLLKPWEPWWLKRSANYTRLSQDGTQLVQPLDNTGKLASSHDNIENDQVYDIPPGPDAPLPSVRRLSATEPSPLLTVHLVDIIYSYCFTLRLYNGDWSSDSTGSVEVLLSISSVLGQGGQPETVLEALSYCSEQTCSPAYRHMGGSQFALNLMDDVTSVLYLGGAAIVCLLCDLQRLIQAAEKEFKSEKSGKSRGSKIKTKLKSAERKVYFIKCWANEQPNEAWSSLAAIVKAEKSSAMAYITRGRYSSKKEEGSKPKDKPMICEFQ from the exons ATGTCAAAAACAATATTCACAGTATACTTGCCCGCGCTGCAATACTCG TCTCACAGTCTTCATTGCACTGAGTCCTTTATGAGGGAGAACGTCGAGGAGGAACTGAGACAGTTGCAGCCTGATGATGAAAGTAAACAAAAAATGCTGCATATCCTTAAGCGATTCCATTCGGAAGAGCAGGAGATGGATTACATGGATGAGCATG GTTCAGATTCAGACTCAGAGTCACTTTTTGCAGAGGAGACTGTTCGAAAGATTTTATCTG GAAGTCAGGTAGGCCTTGATGATCTCTCTGTGGAAGAGCAGAAGCATTTCCTAAGAGCTATAGCCTCAGGAGAGCTGAGCAAACTGCTCAAGCCATGGGAGCCTTGGTGGTTGAAGCGTTCTGCTAATTATACACGTCTCAGCCAGGATGGAACCCAACTCGTTCAACCACTTGACAACACAGGAAAACTAGCTTCATCCCACGATAATATTGAAAACGATCAGGTCTATGACATTCCACCGGGCCCTGATGCTCCTCTACCTTCTGTTAGAAGGCTTAGTGCTACTGAACCATCCCCTCTATTGACAGTTCACCTTGTTGACATCATATACAGTTACTGTTTTACCCTTCGCCTTTACAATGGGGATTGGTCGTCAGATTCCACAGGATCTGTGGAAGTTCTTCTGAGTATTTCTTCTGTTTTGGGCCAAGGCGGGCAGCCAGAGACCGTGTTGGAAGCCCTGTCATATTGCTCGGAGCAGACCTGCTCTCCAGCATATAGACACATGGGTGGGTCACAGTTTGCACTGAACCTTATGGACGATGTAACTAGTGTACTTTATCTTGGGGGTGCTGCAATAGTCTGCTTGCTCTGTGATCTTCAGAGGCTGATTCAGGCAGCAGAGAAAGAGTTCAAGTCAGAGAAATCAGGAAAATCAAGAGGGTCGAAAATAAAGACGAAACTGAAGTCGGCTGAGCGAAAGGTTTACTTTATCAAATGTTGGGCTAATGAGCAGCCAAACGAAGCATGGTCTTCTCTAGCTGCTATAGTGAAGGCAGAGAAGAGTTCAGCTATGGCATATATAACCAGAGGAAGATATTCTTCGAAAAAGGAGGAAGGGTCTAAACCCAAAGACAAGCCAATGATTTGCGAGTTTCAGTAA
- the LOC113779469 gene encoding plant UBX domain-containing protein 10, producing MGDVADKLAYFQAITGLDDPDLCTEILSAHGWDLEKAISSFTSISNSSDEPTAASSSSNSNAQEAAVVLPATAAWTGGAPGLAWKVVTLPFSIISRSLGLVSGAIGLGMWAASGVLSYSLGMIGLNSGRVGDSSTTTPLVSVSAAVSEAMDFVARFERDFGRTRPNFVAEGFMDALQRSRHAFKLLFVYLHSPDHPDTPVFCDRTLCNEALAAFINENFVAWGGSIRASEGFKMSNSLKASRFPFCAVVMAATNQRIALLQQIEGPQSPEEMINILQRVLEESAPVLVSARLDAEERRNTVRLREEQDAAYRAALEADQARERQRREEQERLEREAAEAERKRKEEEEARERAALEAAEKEAALAKLRQEKALSLGAEPEKGTDVTQVLVRFPAGDRKERRFHSTATIQSLYDYVDSLGCLEMGSYCLVSNFPRTVYGPEKLSLSLKEAGLHPQASLFVELNS from the exons ATGGGGGATGTGGCAGATAAATTGGCTTATTTTCAAGCAATTACAGGCCTCGACGACCCCGATTTATGCACAGAGATCCTCTCCGCTCATGGCTGGGACCTCGAGAAAGCGATCTCCTCTTTCACCTCCATCTCTAACTCCTCTGACGAGCCCACCGccgcctcctcctcctccaatTCCAATGCCCAGGAAGCAGCAGTAGTCTTACCGGCCACAGCAGCCTGGACCGGTGGGGCCCCCGGCTTGGCTTGGAAAGTTGTGACTCTCCCGTTCTCCATCATTTCCCGTAGTCTAGGATTAGTATCGGGAGCGATCGGGCTCGGGATGTGGGCCGCCAGCGGAGTACTATCTTATTCGCTGGGGATGATCGGTCTCAATTCGGGCCGAGTTGGGGATTCTTCGACAACGACCCCGTTGGTGTCTGTTTCAGCTGCGGTGTCGGAGGCTATGGATTTTGTCGCGAGGTTTGAAAGGGATTTTGGTAGGACGCGACCGAATTTTGTAGCTGAGGGTTTTATGGATGCACTACAGAGGTCTAGGCATGCGTTTAAGCTCTTATTTGTTTACTTGCACTCGCCGGATCATCCGGATACTCCTGTTTTCTGCGATAGAACGTTGTGTAATGAGGCTTTGGCTGCTTTTATTAACGAGAATTTTGTCGCCTGGGGCGGTAGTATCAGAGCTAGTGAAGGGTTCAAGATGAGCAATAGCTTGAAGGCGTCAAGATTCCCTTTTTGTGCAGTTGTTATGGCCGCCACTAACCAGAGGATTGCATTGCTGCAACAG ATTGAGGGCCCTCAGTCTCCTGAGGAAATGATCAATATATTGCAGAGAGTGCTTGAAGAAAGTGCCCCTGTTCTTGTATCAGCTAGGCTTGATgcagaagaaagaagaaatactGTGCGTTTAAGGGAAGAGCAGGATGCGGCTTATCGTGCTGCACTTGAAGCTGACCAA GCTAGGGAGCGGCAAAGGAGAGAGGAGCAGGAACGGCTCGAAAGGGAAGCTGCTGAGgctgaaaggaaaaggaaggagGAAGAAGAGGCTCGTGAGAGAGCAGCACTAGAAGCTGCCGAAAAAGAAGCTGCATTAGCCAAATTACGACAGGAGAAAGCTCTTTCACTGGGTGCTGAACCAGAGAAGGGAACTGATGTTACTCAA GTTTTGGTACGCTTTCCAGCTGGAGATCGCAAGGAAAGGAGGTTCCACAGTACTGCAACAATACAATCTCTGTATGACTATGTCGATTCTTTGGGCTGCTTAGAAATGGGCAGTTACTGCCTTGTTTCAAATTTTCCGAGAACTGTATATGGGCCAGAGAAGCTCTCCCTTTCTCTGAAGGAAGCAGGGTTACATCCTCAAGCAAGTCTTTTTGTGGAGTTGAACTCATGA
- the LOC113779470 gene encoding uncharacterized protein LOC113779470, with protein MGFLSHKVERSDIEAGDHIYTWKTGFSYSHHGIYLGGNKVVHFTREENKVSTGGFSISFSSTGEVSSLYSAPRAKELPACLHMPDCGFRQPQSGVVLSCLDCFLGGGSLCRFEYGISPLIFVVKLRGGTCTVANSDAPKTVIHRAMYLLHNGFGSYNLFENNCEDFALYCKTGLLIHDQTAPGRSGQVSGVVCAPLAAVLSSPLRWFMSSPISIAAAGAGLYCLSRYATDIGVRTDVIKAEVEDMVLFHGIIEGPNKPTNHVKSHKRPLESDQSDFPASKRQC; from the exons ATGGGTTTTCTCTCACACAAGGTAGAAAGAAGCGACATTGAAGCTGGTGACCACATCTATACTTGGAAAACCGGGTTTAGTTACTCTCACCATG GCATCTACCTTGGTGGAAACAAAGTCGTCCATTTCACTCGTGAAGAAAATAAAGTCTCAACTGGTGGTTTCTCCATCAGCTTTTCAAGTACAGGTGAAGTGTCTTCTCTGTACTCTGCTCCGCGTGCAAAAGAGCTGCCAGCCTGTCTACATATGCCCGACTGTGGATTTCGTCAACCTCAAAGTGGGGTTGTTCTTTCTTGCTTGGATTGCTTCCTTGGTGGCGGATCATTGTGTCGCTTTGAGTACGGAATCAGCCCACTTATTTTTGTTGTGAAACTTCGAGGTGGCACATGTACGGTAGCAAACTCTGATGCACCGAAAACAGTGATTCACAGGGCCATGTATCTCCTTCATAATGGATTTGGAAGCTACAACTTGTTTGAGAATAACTGTGAGGATTTTGCTCTATACTGTAAAACAGGTCTTCTCATTCATGACCAAACAGCTCCTGGAAGGAGTGGTCAGGTGTCTGGTGTCGTATGTGCTCCGCTGGCAGCTGTTCTTTCTTCACCACTTAGGTGGTTCATGTCTAGCCCGATCAGCATAGCAGCAGCTGGAGCTGGATTATACTGTTTGAGCCGATATGCTACGGATATTGGGGTGAGAACTGATGTCATCAAAGCGGAAGTAGAGGATATGGTTTTGTTCCATGGCATCATCGAAGGCCCAAATAAACCTACTAATCATGTTAAATCCCATAAACGGCCCCTTGAGTCTGATCAATCGGATTTTCCTGCTTCTAAGAGGCAATGCTAG